A section of the Saccharopolyspora gregorii genome encodes:
- the eccCb gene encoding type VII secretion protein EccCb — protein sequence MGRYALLVATSEYFAPGLRDLHTVEEAEELRRLLADQEHGAFDTAHTVLNGTKAEIERRVESLFQNKDPDDLVLLYLAGHGITNDDDQLFFAATDTEPQLPYSTAVPAQVVDRIVTESQAGWKAIFLDCCYSGVFNHGAAHRGGEPVNVVEHFGGGRFTMTATNEIEYSYERRPAADVRPGSRFTAAIIEAITSGAPDVDGDGVMTFNELYQFVHQEVTKDGRQTPTRSGTQHGDMMFSRVRGARFLRPGRTPLRIGELLDERAEDGPPTMPVPLGRAHEVNRGPGRVMGLDLFGGSGHVAVVGRIQSGKSTLLHTLVLGLTATFGADQLQFQCLDADGGIAALPQVSAADHTEESVAELLAQVEARIDERRKLFANGIGTIDRYRRLRRERPDALPDADHSETFLFIDGWSWFAGWVPGLAAAVVRIAEGLKFGVHVLVTARRWSELPEQLLELVPGRVELSLAEPSESLLDPELSASLPATGWALHAGRAFQVAQPKLDDVADEDITELVASISTGTDLPPAPPPAAARPGTPPGLFPLLARSDVTAFDPAVDWQPGPVSRRYRAVLGSGEDGTVVLDLKETALGGAGPHGLCVGAPGSGRSELLRTAVLSLLATHSPEELNVVLVEAVGGTAFADFQDAPHVSALITDLAGDPELVDRLHDALSGEIHHRQTRLNEVRTRTVWEYRELRLKQPLPPLPMLFVVVDGFTELLRVRPALAELFQTIVRVGRSLQVQLLLAGESATEPGLRGLADDLTYRIALRTGSVAESSAAIGSPDAAELPAGGGHGYLRHPTGLVRFRTAHVSDPVHGDRRPDAPSELQFAVRRMRGTGPAARRIWVPPLRRPPALEQLLPPPAERLRGRRLHAPIGTLDLPFEHQQRTVRVDLSGGSGHVAIVGAPGSGKSVAVRTLLLSLALTHSPQEVQFYCLDLGGGGLHDLRELPHVGAVSGPRDPDVLRRTIAQLRSLLAWREARFIEHGIDSMAGYRARRRDDGAADDDQYGDVFLIIDGWPALQGEFDGADRDVVNLASQGWEFGLHVVVTADRWSEIRPALKDLLGTRLELRLADPAESEVSPEAAARVPADLPGRGLHPSKLHMFTALPHPVGEGSAAAVAALRARTRDTWPGVRAPRVRLLPLVLQYDRLPAPEQQPRPSLVPIGVNEEGMDPVYLDFRAEPHFYAFGELGSGRTSLLRTVLRGITTRYSAQEAAVVLVDLRRALLGFLRTEHLAEHAVNVDQVRAAVRELVTTLRARRPGPDLTREQLRDRSWWSGPELFVVVDDYELLSAPDENPLAPLAEFVAQSAELGLHLVLAREASGAREDWDDPLLVALRAAAAPGLLLSADEAEGELIGRVAATRLPPGRGTLVSRASRGGPQLVQTAHIRAE from the coding sequence GTGGGTAGGTACGCGCTGCTGGTCGCCACCTCGGAGTACTTCGCCCCGGGACTGCGCGACCTGCACACCGTGGAGGAGGCCGAGGAGCTCCGGCGGCTGCTCGCCGACCAGGAGCACGGGGCCTTCGACACCGCGCACACCGTGCTCAACGGGACCAAGGCGGAGATCGAGCGCCGGGTGGAGAGCCTCTTCCAGAACAAGGACCCCGACGACCTGGTGCTGCTCTACCTGGCCGGGCACGGCATCACCAACGACGACGACCAGCTGTTCTTCGCCGCCACCGACACCGAGCCGCAGCTGCCGTACTCGACGGCGGTACCCGCGCAGGTCGTGGACCGCATCGTCACCGAATCCCAAGCCGGGTGGAAGGCGATCTTCCTGGACTGCTGCTACAGCGGCGTGTTCAACCACGGCGCCGCGCACCGGGGCGGGGAGCCGGTGAACGTGGTCGAGCACTTCGGCGGCGGCCGGTTCACCATGACCGCCACCAACGAGATCGAGTACTCCTACGAGCGCAGACCGGCCGCGGACGTGCGGCCCGGTTCCCGCTTCACCGCGGCGATCATCGAGGCGATCACCTCCGGCGCCCCGGACGTGGACGGCGACGGCGTCATGACCTTCAACGAGCTCTACCAGTTCGTGCACCAGGAGGTCACCAAAGACGGCAGGCAGACTCCGACCCGCAGCGGCACCCAGCACGGCGACATGATGTTCTCCCGGGTCCGCGGCGCCCGGTTCCTGCGGCCCGGCCGGACGCCGCTGCGGATCGGCGAACTCCTCGATGAACGCGCGGAGGACGGTCCGCCGACGATGCCGGTGCCCCTGGGGCGCGCCCACGAGGTGAACCGCGGCCCCGGCCGGGTGATGGGGCTGGACCTGTTCGGCGGCAGCGGGCACGTGGCCGTGGTGGGCCGGATCCAGTCCGGCAAGTCGACGCTGCTGCACACCCTGGTCCTCGGGCTCACCGCGACCTTCGGCGCCGACCAGCTGCAGTTCCAGTGCCTGGACGCGGACGGCGGGATCGCCGCGCTCCCGCAGGTGTCCGCCGCCGACCACACCGAGGAGTCGGTCGCGGAGCTGCTCGCCCAGGTGGAGGCGCGGATCGACGAGCGCCGCAAGCTGTTCGCCAACGGCATCGGCACCATCGACCGGTACCGCAGGCTGCGCCGGGAGCGGCCGGACGCGCTGCCCGACGCCGACCACTCCGAGACCTTCCTGTTCATCGACGGCTGGTCCTGGTTCGCCGGGTGGGTGCCGGGACTGGCGGCGGCGGTCGTGCGGATCGCCGAGGGCCTGAAGTTCGGCGTGCACGTGCTGGTCACCGCCCGCCGCTGGTCCGAGCTGCCGGAGCAGCTGCTGGAGCTCGTGCCGGGCCGGGTCGAGCTGTCCCTGGCGGAACCGTCCGAGTCGCTGCTGGATCCCGAGCTGTCCGCGAGCCTGCCCGCCACCGGGTGGGCGCTGCACGCGGGCCGCGCGTTCCAGGTGGCGCAGCCGAAGCTCGACGACGTGGCGGACGAGGACATCACCGAACTGGTCGCCTCGATCTCCACCGGAACCGACCTCCCGCCCGCACCGCCGCCCGCCGCGGCCCGGCCCGGCACACCGCCCGGGCTGTTCCCGCTGCTGGCCCGGTCGGACGTCACCGCGTTCGACCCCGCGGTGGACTGGCAGCCCGGCCCGGTGTCGCGGCGCTACCGGGCGGTGCTCGGCAGCGGGGAGGACGGCACGGTGGTCCTGGACCTGAAGGAGACGGCGCTGGGCGGCGCGGGCCCGCACGGGCTGTGCGTGGGCGCCCCCGGCTCGGGCAGGTCGGAGCTGCTGCGGACCGCGGTGCTGTCGCTGCTGGCCACGCACTCCCCCGAGGAGCTCAACGTGGTGCTCGTCGAAGCCGTCGGCGGCACCGCCTTCGCCGACTTCCAGGACGCCCCGCACGTCTCGGCGCTGATCACCGACCTGGCCGGCGACCCGGAACTGGTGGACCGGTTGCACGACGCGCTGTCCGGGGAGATCCACCACCGGCAGACCCGGCTCAACGAGGTCCGCACGCGCACCGTGTGGGAGTACCGCGAACTGCGCTTGAAGCAGCCGCTGCCGCCGCTGCCGATGCTGTTCGTGGTGGTCGACGGGTTCACCGAGCTGCTGCGGGTGCGCCCGGCGCTCGCCGAGCTGTTCCAGACCATCGTCCGGGTGGGCCGGTCGTTGCAGGTGCAGCTGCTGCTGGCCGGGGAGAGCGCGACCGAACCGGGGTTGCGCGGCCTGGCGGACGACCTCACCTACCGGATCGCGCTGCGCACCGGCAGCGTCGCCGAGTCGAGCGCCGCGATCGGCTCCCCGGACGCCGCCGAGCTGCCCGCGGGCGGCGGGCACGGCTACCTGCGCCACCCCACCGGCCTGGTCCGGTTCCGCACCGCGCACGTCTCGGACCCGGTGCACGGCGATCGGCGCCCGGACGCGCCGAGCGAGCTGCAGTTCGCGGTGCGGCGGATGCGCGGAACCGGTCCGGCGGCCCGGCGGATCTGGGTGCCGCCGCTGCGCAGACCGCCCGCGCTGGAGCAGCTGCTGCCGCCGCCCGCGGAGCGGCTGCGCGGGCGGCGGCTGCACGCCCCGATCGGCACGCTGGACCTGCCGTTCGAGCACCAGCAGCGGACGGTGCGGGTCGACCTGTCCGGCGGTTCGGGGCACGTGGCGATCGTCGGCGCGCCCGGCTCCGGGAAGTCCGTCGCGGTTCGCACGCTGCTGCTGTCGCTGGCGTTGACCCACTCCCCGCAGGAGGTGCAGTTCTACTGCCTCGACCTGGGCGGCGGCGGGCTGCACGACCTGCGCGAACTGCCGCACGTGGGCGCCGTGTCGGGGCCGCGCGATCCGGACGTGCTGCGCCGCACCATCGCCCAGCTGCGCTCGCTGCTGGCCTGGCGGGAGGCGCGGTTCATCGAGCACGGCATCGATTCGATGGCCGGCTACCGGGCGCGGCGCCGCGACGACGGGGCCGCGGACGACGACCAGTACGGCGACGTGTTCCTGATCATCGACGGGTGGCCCGCGCTGCAGGGCGAGTTCGACGGCGCGGACCGGGACGTGGTGAACCTGGCCTCGCAGGGCTGGGAGTTCGGCCTGCACGTGGTGGTCACCGCGGACCGCTGGTCGGAGATCCGCCCGGCGCTCAAGGACCTGCTGGGCACCCGGCTGGAGCTGCGGCTGGCCGATCCGGCGGAGTCGGAGGTCTCCCCGGAGGCCGCGGCCCGGGTGCCCGCGGACCTGCCCGGCCGCGGGCTGCACCCGTCGAAGCTGCACATGTTCACCGCGCTGCCGCACCCGGTGGGCGAGGGCTCCGCGGCCGCGGTCGCCGCGCTGCGCGCCCGGACGCGCGACACCTGGCCGGGCGTGCGCGCGCCGCGGGTGCGGCTGCTGCCGCTGGTGCTGCAGTACGACCGGCTGCCCGCGCCGGAGCAGCAGCCGCGCCCGTCGCTGGTGCCGATCGGCGTGAACGAGGAGGGCATGGACCCCGTCTACCTGGATTTCCGGGCGGAGCCGCACTTCTACGCGTTCGGCGAGCTCGGCTCGGGTCGCACCTCGCTGCTGCGGACGGTGCTGCGCGGCATCACCACCCGCTACTCCGCGCAGGAGGCGGCGGTGGTCCTGGTGGACCTGCGGCGCGCACTGCTCGGTTTCCTGCGCACCGAGCACTTGGCGGAGCACGCGGTCAACGTCGACCAGGTGCGGGCGGCGGTGCGGGAGCTGGTGACGACGTTGCGCGCGCGCCGCCCCGGCCCGGACCTGACCCGGGAGCAGCTGCGCGACCGGTCCTGGTGGTCGGGACCGGAGCTGTTCGTCGTGGTCGACGACTACGAGCTGCTGTCCGCGCCGGACGAGAACCCGCTGGCACCGCTGGCCGAGTTCGTCGCGCAGTCCGCCGAGCTGGGGCTGCACCTGGTGCTGGCTCGCGAGGCGAGCGGGGCCCGCGAGGACTGGGACGACCCGCTGCTGGTGGCGTTGCGCGCGGCCGCCGCGCCGGGACTGCTGCTCAGCGCCGACGAGGCCGAGGGCGAGCTGATCGGCCGGGTCGCCGCGACCCGGTTGCCGCCCGGCCGCGGCACCCTGGTCAGCCGGGCGTCGCGGGGCGGCCCGCAGCTGGTGCAGACCGCGCACATCCGGGCCGAGTGA
- a CDS encoding UDP-N-acetylmuramoyl-L-alanyl-D-glutamate--2,6-diaminopimelate ligase, whose product MQIHQLAGTIGARVIDIPGHTPGEGVVTGATLRAQHVRPGDLFAALPGTRVHGADFAADALTAGATAVLTDQAGVDRVALLDHPRVRAGEVALLVHDDPRGVLGSAAARIYGDPSQKLTILGVTGTSGKTTTSYLLESALRAAGHTTGLVGTVETRIAGERLDSAFTTPEAPDLQALLAVMVEHGVTHVPMEVSSHALALGRVGGTRFAVGAFTNLSQDHLDFHRDLEDYFQAKALLFDGRSEREVVCVDGEWGRRLVTEDTITASTTGDASWTATDVETFPTGEQRFRAHGPDRTLDVRLRLPGPFNIANALLAAGVLTAAGIPADAIERGLAEVDVPGRMERVALGQDFTAVVDYSHKPGAVSAVLDAARAQVINGGGRVLVVLGCGGDRDVAKRPLMGEAAARRSDLLVVTDDNPRSENAADIRAAMLAGALEVPEAERGEVVEAGDRREAIAEAVHRARAGDVVVIAGKGHETGQEVAGVVHPFSDRDEVAAALRRRLDTGSARIGDGSGGTQNTGEPAPPAGGRGGNEEAR is encoded by the coding sequence GTGCAGATCCACCAGCTCGCCGGGACGATCGGTGCGCGGGTCATCGACATCCCTGGTCACACCCCTGGTGAAGGGGTGGTGACCGGAGCGACCCTGCGAGCTCAGCACGTGCGCCCCGGCGATCTGTTCGCCGCCCTCCCGGGAACCCGGGTGCACGGAGCCGACTTCGCCGCCGACGCCCTCACCGCCGGCGCCACCGCCGTGCTCACCGACCAGGCCGGCGTGGACCGCGTCGCGCTGCTCGACCACCCGCGGGTGCGGGCCGGGGAAGTGGCGCTGCTGGTGCACGACGACCCGCGCGGCGTGCTCGGCTCCGCCGCCGCCCGCATCTACGGCGACCCGTCGCAGAAGCTCACCATCCTCGGCGTCACCGGCACGTCCGGGAAGACCACCACCAGCTACCTGCTGGAGTCCGCGCTGCGGGCCGCCGGGCACACCACCGGGCTGGTCGGCACCGTCGAGACCCGCATCGCCGGGGAACGCCTCGACAGCGCCTTCACCACGCCCGAGGCGCCCGATCTGCAGGCGCTGCTGGCCGTCATGGTCGAGCACGGCGTCACGCACGTGCCGATGGAGGTCTCCAGCCACGCCCTCGCGCTCGGCCGCGTCGGTGGCACCCGGTTCGCCGTCGGCGCGTTCACCAACCTCTCGCAGGACCACCTCGACTTCCACCGCGACCTGGAGGACTACTTCCAGGCGAAGGCGCTGCTGTTCGACGGCCGCTCCGAACGCGAAGTGGTGTGCGTCGACGGCGAGTGGGGCCGGCGGCTGGTCACCGAGGACACGATCACCGCGTCCACCACCGGCGACGCGAGCTGGACCGCCACCGACGTCGAGACGTTCCCGACCGGCGAGCAGCGCTTCCGCGCGCACGGTCCGGACCGGACGCTGGACGTGCGGCTGCGGCTGCCGGGGCCGTTCAACATCGCCAACGCGCTGCTGGCCGCCGGAGTGCTCACCGCCGCCGGGATCCCCGCCGACGCGATCGAACGCGGACTGGCCGAAGTGGACGTGCCCGGCCGGATGGAGCGGGTCGCCCTCGGGCAGGACTTCACCGCCGTGGTGGACTACTCGCACAAGCCCGGCGCCGTCTCCGCGGTGCTCGACGCGGCCCGCGCCCAGGTCATCAACGGGGGCGGCCGGGTGCTCGTCGTGCTCGGCTGCGGCGGTGACCGGGACGTGGCGAAGCGGCCGCTGATGGGCGAGGCGGCCGCGCGCCGCTCCGACCTGCTGGTGGTCACCGACGACAACCCGCGCAGCGAGAACGCCGCCGACATCCGCGCCGCCATGCTCGCCGGGGCGCTGGAGGTGCCCGAGGCCGAACGCGGCGAGGTCGTCGAAGCGGGCGACCGGCGCGAAGCCATCGCCGAAGCGGTGCACCGAGCCCGGGCCGGGGACGTCGTCGTGATCGCCGGCAAGGGGCACGAGACCGGCCAGGAGGTGGCCGGGGTCGTGCACCCGTTCTCGGACCGGGACGAGGTGGCGGCGGCGCTGCGGCGCAGGCTCGACACCGGCAGCGCCCGGATCGGGGACGGCAGTGGGGGAACGCAGAACACGGGGGAACCCGCGCCCCCGGCCGGTGGCCGGGGCGGCAACGAGGAGGCAAGGTGA
- a CDS encoding UDP-N-acetylmuramoyl-tripeptide--D-alanyl-D-alanine ligase, with amino-acid sequence MIRLSLADIAEAVGGRLHHADGTEVVTGSVEFDSRKIGPGGLFVAVPGERVDGHDFAARAVADGAAGVLAAREVPTADGPIPTVIVPELSEHHPSRAMALAGDVDGSGAAVLAALARLARAVVDRLPELAVIGVTGSSGKTSTKDLIAQVLEPAGPTVAPPGSFNNELGHPWTALRADEHTRHLVLELSARGRGHIAALCEVAPPRIGAVLNVGSAHLGEFGSQEAVAQTKGELVEALPAAADGGVAVLNADDPLVAAMAERTRARVVRVGQSPAADVRAEDIELDEQARAEFTLVTATGSARVKLPLHGEHHVSNALTAAAIAVELGASVEEAAARLGSVRRVSARRMEVTETPGGVTVINDAYNANPESVRAALKTLASMTRGKPGRAWAVLGVMGELGDAEVAAHDEIGRLAVRLNIDRLVVVGDQARAMHQGASLEGSWGEESVLVPDVDAAVALLRDELRPGDVVLAKASKVAALWRVAEQLTEQVTDRSATERAGGQA; translated from the coding sequence GTGATCCGGCTCAGCCTGGCTGACATCGCGGAAGCGGTCGGCGGCAGGCTCCACCACGCGGACGGCACCGAGGTCGTGACCGGTTCCGTCGAATTCGACTCGCGCAAGATCGGGCCGGGCGGGTTGTTCGTCGCGGTCCCCGGCGAGCGCGTCGACGGGCACGACTTCGCCGCCCGCGCCGTCGCGGACGGAGCCGCCGGCGTGCTCGCCGCGCGCGAAGTGCCCACCGCGGACGGACCGATCCCGACCGTGATCGTTCCGGAGCTGTCCGAACACCACCCGAGCCGGGCCATGGCCCTAGCCGGGGACGTCGACGGCAGCGGCGCCGCAGTGCTCGCCGCCCTCGCGCGGCTGGCGCGCGCGGTGGTGGACCGGCTGCCCGAGCTCGCCGTCATCGGGGTCACCGGTTCGTCCGGCAAGACCTCGACCAAGGACCTCATCGCGCAGGTCCTCGAACCGGCGGGCCCGACCGTGGCGCCGCCCGGGTCGTTCAACAACGAGCTCGGGCACCCGTGGACCGCGCTGCGCGCCGACGAGCACACCCGGCACCTCGTGCTGGAGCTCTCCGCCCGCGGTCGCGGCCACATCGCCGCGCTCTGCGAGGTCGCCCCGCCGCGGATCGGCGCCGTGCTCAACGTCGGCAGCGCGCACCTCGGCGAGTTCGGCTCGCAGGAGGCCGTCGCGCAGACCAAGGGCGAACTCGTCGAAGCGCTGCCCGCCGCCGCCGACGGCGGGGTCGCCGTGCTCAACGCCGACGACCCGCTGGTCGCCGCGATGGCCGAGCGCACCCGGGCCCGCGTGGTCCGGGTCGGGCAGAGCCCGGCCGCCGACGTGCGCGCCGAGGACATCGAGCTCGACGAGCAGGCGCGCGCCGAGTTCACCCTGGTCACCGCCACCGGCTCCGCCCGGGTGAAGCTGCCGCTGCACGGCGAGCACCACGTCAGCAACGCGCTCACCGCCGCCGCCATCGCCGTGGAGCTCGGCGCGAGCGTCGAGGAGGCCGCCGCGCGGCTCGGCTCGGTGCGGCGCGTCTCCGCCCGGCGCATGGAGGTCACCGAGACCCCCGGCGGCGTCACCGTCATCAACGACGCCTACAACGCCAACCCCGAATCGGTGCGCGCGGCGCTCAAGACGCTCGCGTCGATGACCAGGGGCAAACCGGGCCGCGCCTGGGCGGTGCTCGGAGTCATGGGCGAACTCGGCGATGCCGAGGTCGCCGCGCACGACGAGATCGGGCGGCTCGCCGTCCGGCTCAACATCGACCGCCTCGTGGTGGTCGGTGACCAGGCACGGGCGATGCACCAGGGTGCCTCGCTGGAAGGGTCATGGGGAGAGGAGTCGGTTCTGGTGCCGGATGTCGATGCCGCTGTCGCGCTGCTGCGCGACGAGCTGCGTCCCGGTGACGTCGTGCTCGCCAAGGCGTCCAAGGTCGCCGCGCTGTGGCGCGTCGCCGAACAGCTGACCGAGCAGGTCACCGATCGATCCGCCACCGAACGAGCCGGGGGTCAAGCGTGA
- the mraY gene encoding phospho-N-acetylmuramoyl-pentapeptide-transferase has translation MKSILVAAAVALVISILFTPYLIRIFSKQGFGQEIREEVQKSHAAKRGTPTMGGMAILVAMWAGYLITHLTVAEEGPTVSGLLVLGLTTALGIVGFLDDFIKIRKQRNLGLNKTAKLVGQLVAAVLFAILAMRFPDDNGITPASEHLSFIRDISIVSFGAIGFVIFAYVAISGWSNAVNFTDGMDGLAGGTAAMVLATYVLISFWQLRYDCTGGGGSGPACYTVRDPLDIAIVAAAAMSACIGFLWWNAAPAKIFMGDTGSLALGGLVAGLSMVTRTELLMIIIGGLFVVEALSVVLQIVVFRSTRRRLFRMAPFHHHFELAGWAETTVIIRFWVLAGISCLFGVGLFYADWLSLYGG, from the coding sequence GTGAAGAGCATCCTCGTCGCCGCAGCGGTGGCGCTGGTCATCTCCATCCTGTTCACCCCGTACCTGATACGGATCTTCTCCAAGCAGGGCTTCGGCCAGGAGATCCGCGAAGAGGTGCAGAAGTCGCACGCCGCCAAGCGCGGCACGCCCACCATGGGCGGCATGGCGATCCTCGTCGCCATGTGGGCCGGGTACCTGATCACCCACCTCACCGTCGCGGAGGAAGGCCCCACGGTCTCCGGCCTGCTGGTGCTGGGGCTCACCACCGCGCTGGGCATCGTCGGCTTCCTCGACGACTTCATCAAGATCCGCAAGCAGCGCAACCTCGGGCTGAACAAGACCGCGAAGCTCGTCGGGCAGCTGGTCGCCGCCGTGCTGTTCGCGATCCTCGCGATGCGGTTCCCCGACGACAACGGCATCACCCCCGCTTCCGAGCACCTGTCGTTCATCCGCGACATCAGCATCGTGTCGTTCGGCGCCATCGGGTTCGTGATCTTCGCGTACGTGGCGATCAGCGGCTGGTCCAACGCGGTCAACTTCACCGACGGCATGGACGGGCTCGCGGGCGGTACCGCGGCGATGGTGCTGGCCACCTACGTGCTGATCTCGTTCTGGCAGCTGCGCTACGACTGCACCGGCGGGGGCGGCTCCGGGCCAGCCTGCTACACGGTGCGCGACCCGCTGGACATCGCGATCGTCGCCGCGGCCGCCATGTCGGCGTGCATCGGGTTCCTGTGGTGGAACGCGGCACCCGCGAAGATCTTCATGGGCGACACCGGTTCGCTCGCGCTGGGCGGTCTCGTCGCCGGGCTGAGCATGGTCACCCGCACCGAACTGCTGATGATCATCATCGGTGGGCTGTTCGTGGTGGAGGCCCTGTCCGTCGTGCTGCAGATCGTCGTGTTCCGCAGCACCCGGCGCAGGCTCTTCCGGATGGCACCGTTCCACCACCACTTCGAACTCGCCGGGTGGGCGGAAACCACGGTGATCATCAGATTCTGGGTGCTGGCCGGGATCAGCTGCCTGTTCGGCGTCGGGCTGTTCTACGCGGACTGGCTCAGCCTCTACGGCGGCTGA
- the murD gene encoding UDP-N-acetylmuramoyl-L-alanine--D-glutamate ligase, with translation MTRTLRDRRVLVAGAGVSGRSAAEALLAAGAEVTVTDASEERLAALDSVRAGGGRLLPGLLEPPAGTDLVVTSPGWRPGTPLLAAAATAGIEIIGEVELAWWLDRARPEPADWLAVTGTNGKTTTVTMLESVLRAAGLDVVACGNVGLPVVDAVRAGHRVLAVELSSFQLHWSRSLAAQAGVVLNLADDHLDWHGTLDAYGAAKAKVYAGNVVAVHNADDEWSTRLSTGAGRPVSFTLGAPEPGQLGIAGGTLLDRAFADDPAGDVLADVADVHPGGPHNLANALAAAALARAHGVPADAVARGLRAFEPGAHRSVVVAETRGTTWVDDSKATNPHAADAALRAHERVVWIAGGLLKGADVDELVARNAGRLAAVVLIGRDRAAFAEALARHAPHVPVEQVSAGDDAGMSQAVTRAAAHAAPGTAVLLAPAAASMDMFTDYAHRGRAFADAVRALPATAPTTGG, from the coding sequence GTGACCCGAACGTTGCGGGACCGGCGGGTGCTGGTCGCGGGTGCCGGGGTGTCCGGCCGCTCGGCCGCCGAAGCGCTGCTGGCGGCCGGTGCCGAAGTCACCGTCACCGACGCGTCCGAAGAACGGCTCGCCGCGCTCGACTCCGTCCGCGCCGGCGGCGGTCGGCTCCTGCCCGGACTGCTCGAACCGCCCGCCGGGACCGACCTCGTCGTCACCAGTCCCGGCTGGCGGCCCGGCACGCCGCTGCTGGCCGCCGCCGCCACCGCGGGCATCGAGATCATCGGCGAGGTCGAACTCGCCTGGTGGCTCGACCGGGCGCGGCCCGAACCCGCCGACTGGCTCGCCGTCACCGGCACCAACGGCAAGACCACCACCGTCACCATGCTCGAATCGGTGCTGCGCGCCGCCGGGCTCGACGTCGTCGCCTGCGGGAACGTCGGGCTGCCCGTCGTCGACGCGGTGCGCGCCGGGCACCGGGTGCTCGCCGTCGAGCTGTCCAGCTTCCAGCTGCACTGGTCCCGGTCGCTGGCCGCGCAGGCCGGGGTCGTGCTCAACCTCGCCGACGACCACCTCGACTGGCACGGCACCCTCGACGCCTACGGCGCCGCGAAGGCCAAGGTGTACGCGGGCAACGTCGTCGCGGTGCACAACGCCGACGACGAGTGGTCCACCCGGCTCTCCACCGGCGCGGGGCGACCCGTGTCCTTCACCCTCGGCGCACCGGAGCCCGGCCAGCTCGGCATCGCCGGCGGCACCCTGCTCGACCGGGCCTTCGCCGACGACCCGGCCGGGGACGTGCTCGCCGACGTCGCCGACGTGCACCCCGGCGGGCCGCACAACCTCGCCAACGCGCTCGCCGCCGCCGCGCTCGCCCGCGCCCACGGCGTCCCCGCCGACGCTGTCGCCCGCGGCCTGCGCGCGTTCGAACCCGGCGCGCACCGCTCCGTCGTCGTCGCCGAAACCCGCGGCACCACCTGGGTCGACGATTCCAAGGCCACCAACCCGCACGCTGCCGACGCCGCGCTGCGCGCCCACGAGCGCGTCGTGTGGATCGCGGGCGGCCTGCTCAAGGGCGCCGACGTCGACGAACTCGTCGCGCGCAACGCCGGGCGGCTCGCCGCCGTCGTGCTCATCGGCCGCGACCGCGCCGCGTTCGCCGAAGCGCTCGCCCGACACGCCCCGCACGTGCCCGTCGAGCAGGTCTCGGCGGGGGACGATGCGGGCATGTCCCAGGCCGTCACCAGGGCCGCCGCGCACGCCGCACCCGGCACCGCGGTGCTGCTCGCCCCCGCCGCCGCGTCCATGGACATGTTCACCGACTACGCGCACCGGGGGCGGGCCTTCGCCGACGCCGTGCGGGCGCTGCCCGCCACCGCCCCCACCACCGGCGGGTGA